One window of the Natronomonas marina genome contains the following:
- a CDS encoding pyridoxamine 5'-phosphate oxidase family protein — protein sequence MEHVEYVYTSGMSETEVDEHLRSGEHGVLALADGDDAYAVPLSYHYDGERFLLRVSEHDDDSEKGQYLRTTGTATFVRYEGSTDDSWSVHVRGPVREWDADVDEATLNEWFPPFRLFDEAVGDVEFSLYELGMETVIGRKTVG from the coding sequence ATGGAACACGTCGAGTACGTCTACACGAGCGGCATGAGCGAGACCGAAGTGGACGAACACCTCCGGTCGGGCGAGCACGGCGTCCTCGCGCTGGCGGACGGCGACGACGCCTACGCGGTCCCGCTGAGCTACCACTACGACGGCGAGCGGTTCCTCCTGCGGGTGAGCGAGCACGACGACGACAGCGAGAAGGGGCAGTACCTGCGAACGACCGGGACGGCCACGTTCGTCCGTTACGAGGGGTCGACGGACGACTCCTGGAGCGTCCACGTTCGCGGCCCCGTCCGCGAGTGGGACGCGGACGTCGACGAGGCGACGCTCAACGAGTGGTTCCCGCCGTTTCGCCTGTTCGACGAGGCCGTCGGGGACGTCGAGTTCTCGCTGTACGAACTCGGGATGGAGACGGTCATCGGCCGGAAGACAGTCGGGTAG